AAGTTGTCTACAGGGTGATATAAAAGTGGcggcacaaacaaaaaaattggGTTTACAACCCATGTTGACTATTTTGGCTCCCAGTTGGCTTTTCAGACATGTCCAGAGGGGATCGTAAAAGAGAAAAGTTGGAATTATCAGTAGTTGGTCACAATGTGACATACTACtgcaagaaaaaggaaaaatgggTTTACATTTTATGCAGTCCTTCCAAAAGGGTAATGAAATTAGTATTTTATGGACAAATCACTATAGGTCAAGGTTACAGCTGAATATAGggaattgcccaagggatatcgGGCGCCCACTCTATTCTTATGGAGTAACAAGAAAcagcaaagaaagaaaaagtttaACCGACAGAACCAGGTTCACCAAGATTCTGGCCTTTGGCTCCCGGACTATGATAAGAATAACCTACTGTCATGGTTATAGGTATATATTTAACTTAGTGATGACATTTTGGTTTATTATAGCAAAAAATGGCACATTTTTCTTATAAGtatttaagtatttgaagttGACGGTGGCAACGCTGCCACGAAGTCAACAATACAGTAATTGTCTTCaactcaataaaatacaaattacatatttacatttacattacaaattacattttgtaTTATAAATACgttttttaaatacatgtatttagaaatactgcccaccCCTGAATACACAACATAGCTTTACATCATGCAGTCAATCAGTGCCGTTAAAAGTCAGAAACTGAAGATAGACCCAATTTGgagtaaaatacattttgcatTTAAAATAAATGGACACGGAATGTAGAAGACACAATGCCTGTATTTTTACCTATGAAGTAGACCATCTTgcaccctcaacacacacagagtcaagggcctcactaaccaccaccaaagTGTAGCAGCACCTGGTTGATGAAGAGCAGCCGTTTTGCAGCAgaaccacacaccagcttgaggtggaaaGGGAGGGCAAGGCAAGTtgatttgtatagcgcatttcgTGCAACTTCATCTTCTACTGAAGCTCATAGAAGGACTGCAGTAGTGCCTGCTCAAACAGAGCACTTGTGTGATCAGTAATGTTTTGTTTACTAACTACTATGTTTCTGTTCTGAATGAGGGATGACGTAAATACGTCAAAGAATATACAGAAATAATTAGACAAAGCCAAGTCATTAATATATTGGTTATGGAAACAGTGAGAATATACAGAAATGATAAGACAAAGCCAAGTCATTAATATATTGGTTATGGAAACAGTGAGAATATACAGAAATGATAAGACAAAGCCAAGTCATTAATATATTGGTTATGGAAACAGTGAGAATATACAGAAATGATAAGACAAAGCCAAGTCATTAATATATTGGTTATGGAAACAGTGAGAATATACAGAAATGATAAGACAAAGCCAAGTCATTAATATATTGGTTATGGAAACAGTGAGAATATACAGAAATGATAAGACAAAGCCAAGTCATTAATATATTGGTTATGGAAACAGTGAGAATATACAGAAATGATAAGACAAAGCCAAGTCATTAATATATTGGTTATGGAAACAGTGAGAATATACAGAAATGATAAGACAAAGCCAAGTCATTAATATATTGATTATGGAAACAGTGAGAATATACAGAAATAATTAGACAAAGTCAAGTCCTTAATATATTGGTTATGGAAACAGTGAGGCCTTTTGTGATTACTAGGTCAAGGGTGTAGAATGAGTGAAAATTAAAAAACCGTCCTCCCTTCCAAGTCAGaaagtacacacatgcacactcgcagataccttacacacacacgcacacgcatacacacagctTTGTGCTTGAGTGAGTGTAGCTGACAGATATGAGGTGGAGtatgctgaggtgtgtgtgtgtgttaattgtgtTCCCtccttgcagtgtgtgtgtgtgtgtgttaatcatgtgtgtgtacaacagTAGAGTGATGtcttcccacacaaacacaaacacatcaaacttcctcctctctctctctctctctctgggtgtaCTCAGCTCTGGGCTCATTTGAATGTTCCAGAGACGGACTTGCCTGAGTGTGTgccaggatgtgtgtgttgcttccACAGATGAGAGCTTTTGCTGGATTTGTTGTCTTATTGGTTACTTCAACTTatggtaagtgtgtatgtgtttgtatgttctcTCCTCGTctagtgtgtgtacgtgtgtgtgtgtgtgtgtgtctttgtaaaaTAGACCAGATTTAGTTTTCTAGAAGATACTAATGCTAATTTAGGTTTCATGAACCCCTGATATCTTGGCAAATGTTCTTCTGGAACAGATGAACTGGACAGATGACTCATTTAATCGGTTGTAAAGGAAGCTCATGTTCGGCTCTTAATGAATGTGGTCATTGCTAATGATGTAGCCCTGGCTGTAAAGCTATATACCCCTGACTCTATTTGGGCCCTTACATATTCTCACAACCATAacctactcacacatacaggaaGTATATAGGCCTGCTGTATTTTATTCATACATACATTAAATTAGGAATTTACATATTGTAGTCAATCAAAACAATATTCTAACTTATATCATAATAATTTTGTAAAAACAAATTAGTCTCCCATATTGCCTCCTACAGCTAATATAGTCAAAAGAGATAATAAATGTTTGTGTTCATTCATACTGATGTGTTCAAATGATGAGAATGAATCTCCTCTTTTAATGCAGGTCTGGACTCCATGTGTGATGCTATTCATGATGCTGCATGTTATGGGGCTCTGGGAGGACCTGTGTACCTGCAGCTGATGAGGGACACCAGAGGACATTATCTGAACCTTTTGTATGGGCATGCAGCTGTTTTTACATTCAGAAGATCCAAGCCAATGTTCTATAAAGAGTTCAACACCCCATCAGTCCTCCAGAGGTGGCAGTTTGTTCCTGATAACGGGACCATGATTATCAAccctgcagagaggagagacgcagGAACATACAGAGTGCAGATCACTGAGGAGGCAACAGGGAAAACAGTGAGAGAACACACAGTACAGCTGACCATAGAAGGTAAATGACTTCATCTCACCTCTGATGTGATAAGAGATGTAGCATCTCCTGCACTGTAACACAGAGGGGTTTAGGGAGGATCTCAAAGGGGTCTATAAGAACACAGTGCAGTGGATGAGAGTTTCAAAAGGGGTGGCAGACAATAGACGGCTCTCAAAGTTGACGTGATAAAGGCGCAGGTTTATTTACAGTAAGCAGTGCAatatatgaaaaaaacaaactaaatactttgaaaaaagaaaacaaaaaaacagccaTCACAGGCAATAGTAACTCAATATAGTAGTGGATTTTATCGTTCGTTCTCATGACACAGTTCGCATCGTTCAGTTCCCCAAGATGATTCGTTCTGaatcgttcgttcgttcgttcagTCGCATTTCTGGTACAACGTAGTTCAGCGGTGAATCATGGAATGCAGGTTCTCAGCTCCTTGTTTATGCAAACGGTCAACACAACACTGTAATTGTAACGTTAGCGGCAAATATATAGCTGCAGCTTCATGATTATGTGTACTTTTAGACAAAGCAGCAGTAGCTAATGTGTTCATTCACCTTGACATTAAATTGACatattgaaggtaaatagtgTAGACTACAGCTAGATTAGCTAATTTCTTTTTAAAACATGTGTTCATTCATAAAGGAAGAAAGACCCAGTATGCAGACAAACATGTTTAAAGGCTTGGCAGAAAGATTATATTGATGGAAAGGTTTGAAGTCCCCATTTTGCCTAGGCTACAAAGCCATAATCACTCTGCTTCTAGCCGAGAACGAGTGACTAACTGAACGAGAACGACAGACCGAAGTGAAACAGGGGTCTTGGCGTGAACAGGGGTCTTGGCGTGAGAACGAACGAACGAGACAGATTGAAGAGACATTTATTAACCTGGCATGACACAGAAACTACAAAGACAGCATGCATTTACCAttagacagatatttaaatgtaaatgccaatatttaaatgtaaaatgGAATTGTTAATGTAATCGTTATTTTTTTATCGTCTCACTagcccatttgttttttttttcatggaaacGGTTGCTATGCTTTCATGCCCCTCATTGGCTAATTCGATGAGAACGTTTCAGAAACAATACAGACAACAGCATACGATTGGTTTGGCTCTCACCTTAGGAAGCTGGGCCATAGGCATTCACAGCAGCACTAGGTGTTTCAGCAACAAACGAAAGAACGAACAAGAATCAGTTTAGGTCGTTCATTTTAAAGACCCGTTCGAACTAACTGATTCGTTCGCGACCGACCCACCACTACACACCACCATTCCATTCTCCCTTTCACCCGTACATATAGAAGTATTTGGTAGAGCTCACTTTTAACAGGGAGTAACAAACATGGAATACATATAGGCAATAATAACAAACATATATAATACATgacaacacatactgtagctttACAATACAAACTACATAAATGGCCACACATTTCAGTGTAAATGCTATGTGGAGTGCTAAATGCTATGTAGAGTGCTAAATGTGGAGTGCTAAATGCTATGTAGAGTGCTAAATGTGGAGTACTAAATGCTATGTGCTAATTGCTATGTGGAGTGCCAAATGCTACAGTATGTGGAGTGCCAAATGCTATGTGGAGTTATGCGTAGTGACTTATGAACAGCAAGTTAAGTGAAAGCGAGATCTTTACTTTTCACATTTCCTCCCCCCTCAGAAGGCTCGATACTAGGGTGTCCACCACAGAGTTTTGCTTCCCTGCCCTGTAGTGGATCTGAAACCTGAATGGCTGCAAGGACAAAACCATCAGGTTATGCATGCATTACAGTGTCCAAGGTTATGCATGCATTACAGTGTCCAAGGACCAAGTACCTGGTCTCACTGGGAAAGAGCTTATGGCTTATGCTTTTGCTGCTCCGCCTCCCCCCTGGAGAAAATTTGCCCCCAGTCCAACTCCAGAGGCATCCATCTGCACCATGAAATGTCTCTCAAAATCCGGACTCTACAGCATGGGTTCACTCAGCACTGTCTGTACTGCACGGGTTCACTCAGCACTGTCTGTACTGCACGggttcactctgtctcttttagGTCCTGGAAAGCCCGCTCATGCACCTCCTCCCACCGGACCTGTGCAGCACCCCACTTCCGGGTCAGATCAGTGAGAGGTGCTGCTCGTGTAGCAAAGTTTGGGATGAACCTCCGGTACCACTCGGCAAGGCCCAAGAAAGACCTTATGTCCTTTTTGGTCTGGGGTCGAGGGCAGTCCCGGTACCTTATGTCCTTTTGAGGTCTAATCCTACTCCACTTCCTAGCCTAGATATCTAGACGCAGCCTAGCGAATGTAATTTGTAGCCAGGGTAGTGTAgtaactctctgttggcttgcgagTACTTTTGAAGCCTAATCACCCCATCTCCAAGTATGTGCCCTAAATATCTGACTTCCTGCTGAGCCAGGGCACATTTCTTTGGCTGGATTGTCAGCCCGGCATCGTGAATACAATTCTGATTAGCCACTGCTAAATGTTCTAGGTGCTCACTATATATGTCACCCATGTACTCATGTTCTAGGTGCTCCCGCCAGGTCGTGCTATATATGACTATGTCCCCCAGGTACTCATGTTCTAGGTGCTCCTGCCAGGTCGTGCTATATTTGACTATGTCACCCAGGTACTCCGCTGCAAAGGCACCAGTGCCATCCAAGACCCGGTCCATCAGTCTTTGGAAGGTGGCTGGCGCCCCCTGCAAGGCATTGCGTAAACTGGTACAGGCCTTGGGGTATGGAAGGCAGTGTGTGGCTTAGCTCCCTCAGCCAAAGGAACATGCCAATACCCTTGCAAAGGTCCAAAGTTTTAACGCCCAtaacactagcccagctccttaaccactacgctaacACCACGCTAACACCCATAACACTAGCCCAGCcctttaaccactacactaccaccaacTTGTGATCTCAGCCAGTCCTGTGATGTGGGTTAAGGGAGCAGTCTGGGGTAGGAACCCTGGTCTCTGGTGGACACCCTGAACAAACATGGCCATGTGCATAACTACATTCTGATCCTCACTGTGGTTCCTCCCCTTCTCCAGCTCCCGTGTCTGATGTGGATCTGTCAATCAGCTGCTCAGCCAAtggggagaggagtgtgaggtGCTCCTCCAATGGGGACAGTCCTCAGTACAGCTGGTCTCTGGATGGGAGGCCTCTGGGTGAAGCTGATGCTGATCTCAGTTCAGATAACCAGACTCTCCTGCTGAGGGGGGATGTGACTGGACAACTCACCTGCAGTGTCAGGAACCAcgtcagcagcacacacaccaccagactGATGGAGCTCTGCTCTGGTCAGTGACTTCACACATGAgtgatttacagtaatcatgATTTCCTCTGTAATCTGTAATACAGACATCAGGCAGGTCAATAATGATTCTGCTCTGGGGCAAGCTCATGTAAATGCCATGATGTCCACAACTCTGATTGGCTATAAGAGAATGGAATACTAACAGGAAAAAGTATCTAAGCTTGACAGGTTGATCAGTAAAGGGTTTCTATCTGTTCAGCTCTGGACTCTTCCTGATGTGTTCAAATGATGAGAATGAATCTCCTCTCTTAATGTAGGTCTGGACTCATTCTTACTGATGTGTCCAAATGATGAGAATGAATATCCTCTCTTAAAGCAGGTCTGGACTCCGTCTGTGATGTTACTCA
The Alosa sapidissima isolate fAloSap1 chromosome 14, fAloSap1.pri, whole genome shotgun sequence DNA segment above includes these coding regions:
- the LOC121681287 gene encoding uncharacterized protein LOC121681287 isoform X7, which codes for MCVLLPQMRAFAGFVVLLVTSTYGLDSMCDAIHDAACYGALGGPVYLQLMRDTRGHYLNLLYGHAAVFTFRRSKPMFYKEFNTPSVLQRWQFVPDNGTMIINPAERRDAGTYRVQITEEATGKTVREHTVQLTIEAMTTNNGVPMATTPPPTPTSTTSALLCVCSSGGISPVFISVWLAEIIILTSLLVGGYYLYIRNRTSHTPDERKDQEVELTLTSTSRRRRTPEKVQMQ
- the LOC121681287 gene encoding uncharacterized protein LOC121681287 isoform X6, with the translated sequence MCVLLPQMRAFAGFVVLLVTSTYGLDSMCDAIHDAACYGALGGPVYLQLMRDTRGHYLNLLYGHAAVFTFRRSKPMFYKEFNTPSVLQRWQFVPDNGTMIINPAERRDAGTYRVQITEEATGKTVREHTVQLTIEATMTPTTTAPTTISSAAMTTNNGVPMATTPPPTPTSTTSALLCVCSSGGISPVFISVWLAEIIILTSLLVGGYYLYIRNRTSHTPEVELTLTSTSRRRRTPEKVQMQ
- the LOC121681287 gene encoding uncharacterized protein LOC121681287 isoform X3, giving the protein MCVLLPQMRAFAGFVVLLVTSTYGLDSMCDAIHDAACYGALGGPVYLQLMRDTRGHYLNLLYGHAAVFTFRRSKPMFYKEFNTPSVLQRWQFVPDNGTMIINPAERRDAGTYRVQITEEATGKTVREHTVQLTIEATMTPTTTAPTTISSAAMTTNNGVPMATTPPPTPTSTTSALLCVCSSGGISPVFISVWLAEIIILTSLLVGGYYLYIRNRTSHTPDERKDQEVELTLTSTSRRRRTPEKVQMQ
- the LOC121681287 gene encoding uncharacterized protein LOC121681287 isoform X1; amino-acid sequence: MCVLLPQMRAFAGFVVLLVTSTYGLDSMCDAIHDAACYGALGGPVYLQLMRDTRGHYLNLLYGHAAVFTFRRSKPMFYKEFNTPSVLQRWQFVPDNGTMIINPAERRDAGTYRVQITEEATGKTVREHTVQLTIEAPVSDVDLSISCSANGERSVRCSSNGDSPQYSWSLDGRPLGEADADLSSDNQTLLLRGDVTGQLTCSVRNHVSSTHTTRLMELCSGGISPVFISVWLAEIIILTSLLVGGYYLYIRNRTSHTPGGGADAVTPHWSRGGADAVTPHWPRGGAAPDYSSIPRPL